From the Ruania alkalisoli genome, one window contains:
- a CDS encoding bifunctional nuclease family protein — MEVLGVRVRLNAPEHEVLVLLNEREGSRSLPIVIGPHEAVAIATVQAGMPMPRPGTHDLLLACVEATGMKVQRVAITELREGTFIAEIVLSNGSRVDSRASDAIAVGLRAGVEVWCADAVLEEAAVVLDVDEDDREHVHLTGTLGTDEAEERVAEFRSFLDSVDPEDFSDGNDDRS, encoded by the coding sequence ATGGAGGTTCTCGGAGTGCGGGTGCGGTTGAACGCACCTGAGCACGAGGTTCTCGTGTTGCTCAATGAGCGTGAGGGATCGCGCTCGCTGCCCATCGTCATCGGGCCGCACGAAGCGGTCGCCATCGCGACGGTGCAGGCTGGCATGCCGATGCCGCGGCCGGGAACGCATGACCTGCTGCTTGCGTGCGTTGAGGCCACAGGGATGAAGGTTCAACGGGTGGCGATCACCGAGCTGCGCGAGGGTACTTTCATCGCCGAGATTGTGCTGAGCAACGGTAGCCGGGTGGATTCACGTGCCTCGGATGCGATCGCTGTCGGGTTGCGGGCCGGAGTTGAGGTGTGGTGCGCCGATGCCGTACTTGAAGAGGCGGCTGTGGTGCTCGACGTCGACGAGGATGACCGTGAGCACGTCCACCTCACGGGAACCCTGGGTACCGATGAAGCGGAGGAGCGGGTCGCGGAGTTCCGATCGTTCCTCGACTCGGTTGATCCCGAGGATTTCTCCGATGGCAACGACGACCGATCGTGA
- a CDS encoding MerR family transcriptional regulator yields MLFGDTLPDLDTTTGYRGPTACRAAGITYRQLDYWARTGLVEPSIRPATGSGTHRLYSFRDILVIKVIKRLLDTGVSLQQIRSAVEHLRERGVDDLAQITLMSDGASVYECTSADEVFDLVQGGQGVFGIAVGRVWREVEGSLAELPTEKAEDEAQASVDDELAKRRAARRIG; encoded by the coding sequence ATGCTGTTCGGTGACACCCTGCCGGACCTGGACACCACGACCGGCTACCGTGGTCCGACCGCGTGCCGTGCCGCGGGCATCACCTACCGACAGTTGGACTACTGGGCACGGACGGGTCTGGTTGAGCCCAGCATCCGGCCGGCTACGGGCTCGGGAACCCACCGGTTGTACAGCTTCCGGGACATCCTTGTCATCAAGGTCATCAAGCGATTGCTGGACACCGGCGTCTCGCTGCAGCAGATTCGCTCAGCCGTCGAGCACCTGCGTGAACGTGGCGTAGACGACCTCGCGCAGATCACGCTGATGAGTGATGGTGCCTCGGTCTATGAGTGCACATCCGCCGATGAGGTGTTCGACCTCGTCCAGGGTGGTCAGGGTGTCTTCGGCATCGCCGTCGGCCGGGTGTGGCGCGAAGTTGAGGGAAGCCTCGCCGAGTTGCCCACAGAGAAGGCCGAGGACGAGGCTCAGGCCTCGGTTGACGATGAGCTTGCGAAGCGTCGCGCCGCCCGGCGCATCGGCTGA
- a CDS encoding class I SAM-dependent methyltransferase — protein sequence MPDFDALVAEGDAVSLEGWDFSWFDGRAHEERPPWRYSEMLSDRMARAQAALDLQTGGGEVLAEIAHPPAILAATESWEPNLPVARARLSSLGARVVQAPDEGPLPFTDSAFDLVSARLPVVNPWSEIARVLTPGGTFLSHQVGHATNIELTRAMMGEHIQPAGRCPEHEAETARAHGLQVVDLRRATCRVEFYDVAAVVHFLRKVVWTVPGFTSVGYRRQLRTVHEIIQRDGLFLSHSTRFLIEARKQVL from the coding sequence ATGCCCGACTTCGATGCACTGGTCGCAGAAGGTGACGCTGTCAGCCTGGAGGGCTGGGACTTCTCCTGGTTTGACGGGCGTGCCCACGAGGAACGACCGCCGTGGCGCTACTCCGAGATGCTCAGCGACCGGATGGCGCGGGCGCAGGCCGCGCTCGATCTGCAGACCGGCGGCGGTGAGGTGCTGGCAGAGATTGCTCACCCGCCCGCGATCTTGGCGGCCACCGAATCGTGGGAACCGAATCTGCCGGTAGCGCGCGCACGTCTCAGCTCCCTCGGCGCCCGGGTGGTGCAGGCTCCCGACGAAGGCCCACTCCCCTTCACCGACAGCGCCTTCGACCTAGTATCGGCCAGGCTTCCGGTGGTCAACCCGTGGTCGGAGATTGCCCGCGTGCTCACCCCTGGTGGCACGTTTCTCTCCCACCAGGTCGGGCATGCGACAAACATCGAACTCACGCGAGCCATGATGGGTGAACACATCCAGCCAGCGGGCCGCTGCCCGGAGCACGAGGCAGAGACGGCACGAGCGCACGGACTGCAGGTGGTCGATCTACGTCGAGCGACATGCCGCGTCGAGTTCTACGACGTCGCGGCTGTCGTGCACTTCCTGCGGAAGGTGGTCTGGACAGTTCCCGGATTCACCTCAGTCGGGTACCGGCGGCAACTACGCACCGTGCACGAGATCATTCAACGCGACGGTCTGTTCCTCTCGCATTCCACCCGGTTCCTGATCGAGGCACGCAAACAGGTGCTGTAG
- a CDS encoding L-threonylcarbamoyladenylate synthase gives MARYFDVHPVNPQPRSIRQVAEIIRDGGLVAYPTDSGYAVGAQLGNLQAKQRILDLRRLDERHHFTLVCADFAQLGKFVHVDNAVFRAVKAATPGPYTFILPATRDVPRRLLHPKKKTVGVRIPDHTVVQALLAEIGEPLLSSTLLLPDQERPLTDGWQIKEDLDNTLDAVIDAGECDDEPTTVVDLSDGVAEVLRYGAGDPAPFE, from the coding sequence ATGGCGCGATACTTTGATGTTCACCCGGTCAACCCGCAGCCCCGGTCGATCCGTCAGGTGGCGGAGATCATCCGAGACGGCGGTCTCGTTGCCTATCCGACCGACTCGGGCTACGCCGTCGGTGCTCAGCTCGGGAACCTCCAGGCGAAGCAGCGAATCCTGGATCTACGGCGGCTCGACGAACGGCACCATTTCACGCTCGTGTGCGCCGACTTCGCTCAGCTCGGCAAGTTCGTGCATGTGGACAATGCCGTGTTTCGGGCGGTGAAGGCCGCCACACCAGGCCCCTACACGTTCATCCTGCCGGCAACCAGAGATGTGCCGCGACGATTGCTGCATCCGAAGAAGAAGACCGTGGGCGTCCGGATACCGGATCACACGGTGGTGCAGGCGTTGCTGGCCGAGATTGGTGAGCCGCTTCTGTCCAGCACCCTCCTGCTGCCGGACCAGGAGCGCCCGTTGACTGACGGCTGGCAGATCAAGGAGGACCTCGACAACACTCTGGACGCCGTGATCGATGCAGGGGAGTGTGACGACGAGCCGACCACCGTGGTCGACCTGTCCGACGGCGTCGCGGAGGTGCTCCGTTACGGGGCGGGGGATCCGGCACCCTTCGAGTAG
- a CDS encoding DinB family protein yields the protein MTPHAALHRYLQSHREALLWKLDGLDERQVRWPMTPTGTNLLGLVKHMAGVEQTYFGTVFGREHPIPTPWLDDDAEPNADMWATSAESRESIVTLYRSVWTFADDTIGSLPLDAPGRVPWWGDRADVTLAQILVHVSCELARHTGHADIVRELLDGTAGLRPQALNLPDAGDTWWIDYREKLRTVAEAAGHPTHYSKGAGSPAP from the coding sequence ATGACCCCGCACGCGGCACTACACCGGTATCTCCAGAGCCACCGGGAAGCGCTGCTATGGAAGCTCGACGGCCTCGACGAACGCCAGGTGCGATGGCCCATGACACCAACCGGCACGAACCTGCTCGGCCTCGTCAAGCACATGGCCGGCGTGGAGCAGACGTACTTCGGCACAGTCTTCGGGCGCGAGCATCCGATCCCGACGCCGTGGCTGGATGATGACGCCGAACCCAACGCAGACATGTGGGCCACATCAGCGGAGTCCCGCGAGTCGATCGTCACGTTGTACCGGAGCGTGTGGACCTTCGCGGATGACACGATCGGGTCCCTGCCCCTCGACGCACCAGGCCGTGTGCCCTGGTGGGGCGACCGCGCAGACGTGACACTCGCGCAGATCCTGGTGCATGTGAGTTGCGAGCTCGCGCGTCATACCGGCCACGCCGATATCGTCCGGGAACTTCTCGATGGCACCGCCGGTCTCCGCCCACAGGCGCTCAATCTGCCTGACGCCGGCGACACGTGGTGGATCGACTACCGGGAGAAGCTGCGCACGGTCGCCGAAGCCGCCGGGCACCCGACGCACTACTCGAAGGGTGCCGGATCCCCCGCCCCGTAA
- a CDS encoding sensor histidine kinase — MIPLPELAVIVAVCLACSVGVGLLGLVALRLARRAPMGVRLMIVAATGVLSVVAGMVAIAQGMYISEHDLTVLLWVAVTAALSSFGVAFALSKLFASEAADLRRMARAIGSGERVERAGRPGDHSELARLADDLTETSRRLDEAKAELVAVDASRRELFAWISHDLRTPLAGLRAMAEALEDGMVADPSRYHRQIRSQVDQLSGMVDDLFELATIESGTLRLHTEQVDLYDLASDAVADLRPVADAHAVTLHAHGGAGPVVLADPRELTRVVKNLLMNAIQHSPAGSQVRVETTLDGGAHAVLSVTDAGAGIPETDLEQVFRTGWKGNESRTPQHSWGHTAGAGLGLAIVRGIVEAHHGQVRVTNTTRGARFEVRLPPLPRHRHLGSEPEQA, encoded by the coding sequence ATGATCCCGTTGCCCGAGCTCGCGGTCATCGTTGCCGTCTGCCTCGCCTGCTCGGTCGGCGTCGGCCTCCTGGGTCTGGTCGCCCTGCGCCTCGCCCGCCGCGCCCCGATGGGCGTGCGGCTGATGATCGTAGCCGCCACCGGCGTGCTCTCGGTCGTGGCCGGGATGGTGGCGATCGCGCAAGGTATGTACATCTCCGAGCACGATCTCACCGTGCTGCTCTGGGTCGCGGTCACGGCAGCGCTCAGTTCCTTCGGGGTCGCCTTTGCGCTCAGCAAGCTCTTCGCAAGCGAGGCAGCCGACCTGCGCCGTATGGCACGAGCGATCGGCTCAGGCGAACGCGTTGAACGGGCCGGCCGCCCAGGCGATCACTCCGAGCTCGCTCGCCTCGCCGACGATCTCACCGAGACCAGCCGCAGACTTGATGAGGCGAAGGCCGAGTTAGTCGCCGTCGACGCCTCGCGACGAGAGCTGTTTGCCTGGATCTCCCACGATCTGCGCACCCCGTTGGCCGGGCTGCGGGCGATGGCTGAGGCGCTCGAGGACGGGATGGTCGCAGATCCCAGCAGGTACCACCGGCAGATCCGGTCGCAGGTCGACCAACTCTCCGGCATGGTGGACGATCTGTTCGAGCTGGCCACGATCGAATCCGGCACCCTCCGCCTGCATACCGAGCAGGTGGACCTGTACGACCTCGCCTCTGACGCCGTCGCAGACCTCAGGCCCGTCGCTGACGCGCACGCGGTCACCCTTCACGCCCACGGTGGAGCCGGTCCGGTGGTGCTCGCCGACCCTCGAGAACTCACCCGAGTGGTGAAGAACCTGCTGATGAACGCCATTCAGCACTCCCCTGCAGGGTCTCAGGTGCGCGTCGAAACCACTCTCGACGGCGGCGCCCACGCCGTCCTGAGCGTCACCGATGCCGGAGCCGGCATCCCGGAGACAGATCTGGAGCAGGTGTTCCGCACCGGCTGGAAAGGCAACGAGTCACGAACGCCCCAGCACAGCTGGGGTCACACCGCCGGAGCCGGACTCGGGCTGGCGATCGTACGCGGGATCGTGGAAGCACACCACGGTCAGGTTCGCGTCACCAACACCACGCGAGGTGCCCGATTCGAGGTCCGGCTACCGCCACTGCCCCGTCACAGACACCTCGGAAGCGAACCCGAACAGGCGTAG
- a CDS encoding response regulator transcription factor — protein MPEPDDPLTDRRVLVVEDDPTVLEIVTTYLEAAGFLVDQATDGIAAVQRAKECHPDLIVLDRMLPGIDGLEVSRRIRSISRTPVLMLTALGTTDDRIDGLEAGADDYLAKPFSPRELVLRVRSILRRTIDEDTPEVPFDAGPFHLDVAARTVSKNGTDLALSTREFDLLAYLLKHPRQAFGRDQLLRAVWGWEFGDLSTITVTVRRLREKIETNPASPAILVTVWGVGYRLDVPGDATP, from the coding sequence GTGCCCGAGCCGGATGACCCCCTGACCGACCGCCGCGTCCTGGTGGTCGAGGACGACCCCACAGTGCTGGAGATCGTCACCACCTACCTTGAAGCGGCGGGATTCCTCGTTGACCAGGCGACCGACGGCATCGCCGCCGTTCAACGCGCCAAAGAGTGCCACCCCGATCTGATCGTCCTCGACCGCATGCTCCCCGGGATCGACGGGCTCGAGGTCAGCCGGCGCATTCGGTCAATCTCCCGAACGCCCGTACTCATGCTCACTGCCCTCGGCACTACCGACGACCGGATCGACGGCCTCGAAGCAGGGGCCGACGACTATCTCGCCAAACCGTTCTCCCCGCGCGAACTCGTGCTGCGGGTGCGATCCATCCTGCGTCGCACGATCGACGAGGACACTCCCGAGGTGCCGTTCGACGCCGGACCGTTCCACCTGGATGTCGCCGCCCGCACGGTGAGCAAGAACGGAACAGACCTGGCCCTGTCCACGCGCGAGTTCGACCTGCTCGCCTATCTCCTCAAACACCCCCGCCAGGCATTCGGGCGCGATCAGCTGCTCCGCGCCGTCTGGGGCTGGGAGTTCGGTGACCTGTCTACGATCACGGTGACCGTGCGCCGCCTGCGGGAGAAGATCGAGACCAACCCCGCCTCCCCCGCCATCCTCGTCACCGTCTGGGGTGTGGGCTACCGTCTCGACGTCCCAGGGGACGCGACGCCATGA
- a CDS encoding response regulator transcription factor, with product MITILLVDDEPLIRQGIRMILEAEPDLDVVGEAADGAEAVELAGRTQPDVVVMDVRMPRVDGLRATELLLRKDDPPRVLVLTTFGHDDYVHAALQAGASGFLLKRSTAEQVVNAVRTVADAQSLVFPDQVRALLTARPGSSWHGPRLTDRELEVLALVAEGFTNAEIAARLVLGVETVRTHVSHLIGKLSARDRTNAVVIAWTHGLLPRT from the coding sequence ATGATCACCATCCTGCTCGTCGACGACGAGCCACTGATCCGGCAAGGGATCCGCATGATCCTGGAGGCCGAGCCGGACCTGGACGTCGTGGGCGAGGCCGCTGACGGTGCGGAGGCGGTGGAGCTGGCCGGGCGCACCCAGCCAGACGTCGTGGTGATGGACGTCCGGATGCCCCGGGTGGACGGTCTGCGCGCCACCGAGCTGCTGCTGCGCAAGGACGATCCGCCGCGGGTCCTGGTGCTGACCACCTTCGGCCACGACGATTACGTCCACGCGGCGTTGCAGGCCGGCGCATCCGGGTTCCTCCTCAAACGCAGCACCGCCGAACAGGTGGTCAACGCCGTCCGCACGGTGGCTGATGCTCAGAGCCTGGTGTTCCCGGACCAAGTGCGTGCGCTGCTCACGGCGCGTCCAGGCTCCAGCTGGCACGGCCCCCGGCTCACCGACCGGGAGCTCGAGGTGCTCGCGCTCGTCGCCGAGGGGTTCACCAACGCGGAGATCGCCGCCCGCCTGGTGCTCGGTGTCGAGACCGTGCGCACCCACGTGTCCCATCTGATCGGCAAGCTCTCCGCACGCGACCGCACCAACGCCGTCGTAATCGCGTGGACACACGGACTGCTGCCTCGCACCTGA
- a CDS encoding sensor histidine kinase encodes MIRTAVLRGAWLMLGAAIGVAAVLLTGTIIAIVQGPAGDLERSTVFGAAPALPGGVIGALVVAALVGLLPGVREIQVTAARTLLRTRATLVVPDPMLARHRMRTAAWTVFQTVAGLVAGFSVFGLLPGAVLTLLWTVGGQRDRLEGLGWDYPTGSLLLIGFVLLLGAVVGVLGCGWSAVRLAPVLLGPSPADRLALAEARLAQEQRHTALARELHDGIGHALSIISIQAAAAQRVAGTRPDRAAAALTVIEQTSRGAQNELDHLLGLLRDPHALPARATTDHGLSELLARYRETGLTIDVHDTHREVPHVVWSTMLDILAEALTNARRHGGADTVTVTVAQTADTLELHVTNPLPPHQRTRRTTPAGRGITGMQERAALLEGTVTAGPADPNTTRTKREWQIVASIPVPRARPPRTGQS; translated from the coding sequence GTGATCCGCACCGCCGTGCTGCGCGGCGCCTGGCTGATGCTGGGCGCCGCGATCGGCGTGGCTGCCGTCCTGCTCACTGGGACGATCATCGCGATCGTGCAGGGGCCAGCCGGGGATCTCGAACGCTCCACCGTGTTCGGTGCAGCACCCGCCCTACCCGGTGGGGTGATCGGGGCCCTGGTCGTGGCCGCCCTGGTCGGTCTTCTCCCGGGGGTCCGGGAGATCCAGGTGACGGCGGCCCGCACCCTGCTCCGGACGCGCGCCACACTCGTGGTCCCGGATCCGATGCTGGCGCGGCACCGGATGCGCACCGCGGCGTGGACGGTCTTCCAGACAGTTGCCGGTCTAGTGGCCGGATTCTCCGTGTTTGGACTGCTGCCCGGCGCGGTCCTCACCCTACTGTGGACCGTCGGGGGCCAACGGGACCGGCTCGAGGGTCTCGGCTGGGACTACCCCACGGGATCGCTGCTGCTCATCGGCTTCGTTCTGCTGCTCGGGGCGGTCGTGGGCGTGCTCGGTTGCGGGTGGTCCGCCGTCCGGCTCGCTCCCGTGCTGCTCGGTCCGAGCCCCGCGGACAGGTTGGCCCTGGCCGAGGCGCGGCTCGCACAGGAGCAGCGGCACACTGCACTCGCCCGGGAACTGCACGACGGCATCGGTCACGCGCTCTCCATCATCAGTATCCAAGCCGCGGCGGCACAGCGCGTCGCCGGCACCCGCCCGGACCGGGCCGCGGCGGCGCTGACTGTGATCGAGCAGACCTCCCGCGGCGCTCAGAACGAGTTGGACCACCTGCTCGGGCTCCTCCGCGATCCGCATGCCCTACCCGCGCGCGCGACCACTGATCACGGCCTTTCCGAACTCCTCGCCCGGTACCGCGAGACCGGGCTGACGATCGATGTGCACGACACCCATCGCGAGGTGCCGCACGTGGTCTGGAGCACCATGCTCGACATCCTCGCCGAGGCCCTCACCAACGCCCGGCGGCACGGCGGTGCTGACACCGTCACGGTCACCGTGGCACAGACCGCCGACACGCTCGAGCTGCACGTCACCAACCCGCTCCCACCGCACCAGCGCACTCGCCGCACCACTCCGGCCGGACGAGGGATCACCGGGATGCAGGAACGTGCCGCGCTGCTGGAGGGCACCGTGACCGCCGGCCCAGCAGATCCGAACACCACTCGAACCAAGCGCGAGTGGCAGATCGTTGCCTCCATTCCGGTGCCGCGAGCCCGGCCACCCCGAACCGGGCAGTCATGA